The DNA segment TGGCCATGATGGGCTTCATGGAGAACTTCCTGCCCCATCGCGTCCAGGTGCTCGGCGAGTCCGAAATGGCTTATCTCGACACCCTGGACCCGGCGGGACAGGACGCCGCCGTCTCGAACCTAGCTTTTCTCGAGGCGCCGGTCATCTTCATCACACGGGGTCTTCGCGTGCCCGATCCGGTGCTGACCGCGGCACGCGAGAACGGGATTCCCGTCGTCCGCAGCACCATGCCCACCGAGGAGTTCATCCGTGACCTGTCGGCTCATCTGTCCGACGTCTTCGCGCCGCGCCTGGACGTGCACGGCACGCTGGTAGACGTCTACGGCGTCGGCATGCTGATCACGGGCAAGAGCGGCATCGGCAAGAGCGAGTGCGCGCTCGACCTGGTGGAGCGGGGCCACCGGCTCGTGGCCGATGACGTGGTCGAGGTCTGCAAGGTGAGCGAGGACGTGATCATCGGCCGCTTCCGCGAGGTCCTCCAGCATAACATCGAGATCCGCGGCGTAGGGGTCGTCGACGTGCAGGCTGTCTTCGGCATCCGCGGGATCCGCATGCAGAAACGCATCGAGGTCGCCGTGGACCTGCAACGC comes from the bacterium genome and includes:
- the hprK gene encoding HPr(Ser) kinase/phosphatase, with the protein product MNQVTVQKVYADLENPLKMTLLTELPEGDIALDAPDVHRPGMAMMGFMENFLPHRVQVLGESEMAYLDTLDPAGQDAAVSNLAFLEAPVIFITRGLRVPDPVLTAARENGIPVVRSTMPTEEFIRDLSAHLSDVFAPRLDVHGTLVDVYGVGMLITGKSGIGKSECALDLVERGHRLVADDVVEVCKVSEDVIIGRFREVLQHNIEIRGVGVVDVQAVFGIRGIRMQKRIEVAVDLQRWRDDTDYERMGLERDYTEYLGVQIPRIIVPIFPGKNITVIAEVIALDSMLRVYGIDSAHDLNRRIMETLHSGDRLSRYLRHDRE